One Polypterus senegalus isolate Bchr_013 chromosome 10, ASM1683550v1, whole genome shotgun sequence DNA segment encodes these proteins:
- the LOC120537595 gene encoding mast cell protease 1A-like has translation MKITRTLWMLALCLRLAGGDKIIGGHEARPHSHPYMAFLYMFNKSTHLFSCGGFLIREDFVMTAAHCNALNINVILGAHSIKKSETTQQIKQVEKQFIFPHYHNLQHDIKLLKLKSKATLNNEVSLLPLPGDHDMAHPGTKCSVTGWGSTSRTGNSITDKLQEMNVTVLPEEECKRQYLKKFTDNMMCAGDKMHEAFTGDSGGPLVCNGVASGVVSFTSSDAEMATVYTRVSAYKKWIEEVLNST, from the exons ATGAAGATCACCCGCACTTTGTGGATGCTGGCGCTCTGTCTCCGGCTCGCAG GTGGCGACAAAATCATTGGGGGCCATGAGGCTCGACCCCACAGCCACCCCTACATGGCTTTCCTGTATATGTTTAACAAAAGTACCCACCTTTTCTCTTGTGGAGGTTTTCTCATTCGTGAGGACTTTGTCATGACTGCTGCTCACTGCAATGCCTT GAATATTAATGTCATTCTTGGGGCTCATTCGATCAAAAAAAGTGAAACCACCCAGCAGATAAAACAAGTAGAGAAGCAATTCATTTTCCCGCATTACCACAATTTACAACATGACATCAAGCTACTGAAG CTGAAAAGCAAGGCCACCCTTAATAATGAAGTCTCACTTCTGCCATTACCTGGGGACCATGACATGGCACACCCTGGCACCAAATGTTCTGTGACTGGCTGGGGTTCTACAAGCCGCACAGGGAACAGCATCACAGACAAGCTGCAGGAGATGAACGTTACGGTCCTGCCAGAAGAAGAGTGCAAGCGTCAGTATCTGAAGAAGTTTACCGACAACATGATGTGTGCTGGGGATAAAATGCATGAGGCTTTTACG GGAGATTCCGGCGGTCCTCTGGTGTGTAATGGAGTAGCCTCAGGTGTGGTCTCATTCACATCTTCTGATGCTGAAATGGCCACTGTCTACACCAGAGTTTCTGCATACAAGAAGTGGATTGAAGAGGTTTTGAACAGCACCTGA